The Henckelia pumila isolate YLH828 chromosome 2, ASM3356847v2, whole genome shotgun sequence genome includes a window with the following:
- the LOC140884786 gene encoding NDR1/HIN1-like protein 26 — MSQIHVKSPKHCAKKQAINSHRFHKKLFFYFTTIILTLLSLILLVWLTLHPTKPQFSLEEAQINQLNLTSTPPLVNSSIQLTLLSKNPNNRVGIYYDEFRVYASYKGQKITPDSSISPFYQGHKETNLLSASLIGKQQPVAPSFVFEVQHDQGTGKLALNFKVIGKLRWKVGSWASGRYRLAINCIATLQSGHVSSLQLFTSKQATQCSTVV, encoded by the coding sequence ATGTCTCAAATTCATGTGAAATCTCCCAAACACTGCGCTAAGAAACAAGCAATCAACTCCCACAGGTTCCACAAAAAACTCTTCTTTTACTTCACAACAATCATACTCACCCTCTTATCCCTCATACTCCTTGTTTGGCTCACCCTCCACCCCACAAAACCACAATTCTCACTTGAAGAAGCTCAGATAAACCAGCTCAACCTCACTTCTACGCCGCCTCTCGTCAACTCCTCCATACAACTCACTCTCTTGTCCAAGAATCCCAACAACCGAGTCGGGATTTACTACGACGAATTCCGGGTATATGCATCCTACAAGGGACAAAAGATCACTCCTGATTCTTCCATCTCTCCCTTCTATCAAGGGCACAAAGAAACAAACCTTCTAAGCGCGTCTTTGATCGGGAAACAGCAGCCGGTCGCCCCTTCGTTTGTATTCGAAGTTCAACACGATCAGGGCACGGGGAAGTTGGCCTTGAATTTCAAGGTGATAGGCAAACTGAGGTGGAAAGTTGGATCTTGGGCTTCAGGGAGGTATAGGTTAGCTATAAATTGTATTGCTACTTTACAATCGGGACATGTATCTTCCCTGCAACTCTTTACTTCCAAGCAAGCCACGCAGTGTTCTACCGTAGTTTGA
- the LOC140882462 gene encoding two-component response regulator-like APRR5 translates to MGKVVLSSEDEMEEIMQETGLKQAGNRPKKKDRGDGGGGGGGGGEGARAAAGVATSSSSSVVEWARFLPKVVLRVLLVEADDSTRQIIAALLRKCSYRVTVVSDGLKAWEVLKGSPENIDLILTEVELPSISGYALLTLIMEHDACKNIPVIMMSSQDSISTVYKCMLRGAADFLVKPVRKNELKNLWQHFWRKQASISAGNDVPDESVTQQKIEATTENKANSNHSSGFMACIQRNRECIDKGSDAQSSCTKPESDAEKMDIEHGHCPQQTMNLQILNDLNTPKHEECHSLRTQRHNNEGRGHVITGEEHANVDVLNSENNLVVENFSREAIDLIGAFDNYGKGIFGSSALNVSANKYDSFSHLDLSLRRVNPSGPVNQVNEEHILNHSDASAFYRYIGKQLHPAPRNRDQQKDQQPESDDAPSKHIPHKNESPLPIQVKGIRFENVIRTRDFAMPTANHSESFRRMNQLHPSNSPSSSSQQIKNLKDQKIDDVIDLTDTKQDQKLEIMGDMEELCPENDQSANNSLCVGNTSLHPINEGSAIKAASEHVNEEGFNVYEGSSHRTLQREEALKKFRLKRKERCFEKKVRYESRKKLAEQRPRVKGQFVRQVPTDDLQLGDSSAC, encoded by the exons ATGGGCAAAGTCGTGTTGAGCAGTGAAGATGAAATGGAGGAGATAATGCAAGAAACAGGGCTGAAGCAAGCTGGAAACAGGCCCAAGAAGAAGGATAGAGGGGACGGTGGTGGAGGTGGTGGTGGAGGTGGTGAAGGAGCTCGGGCGGCGGCGGGGGTTGctacatcttcttcttcttcagttGTGGAGTGGGCGAGATTTCTTCCGAAAGTGGTGCTGAGGGTGCTTTTGGTCGAAGCTGATGATTCCACCAGACAGATTATTGCTGCTCTTCTTAGGAAATGCAGCTACAGAG TCACTGTTGTTTCTGATGGCTTAAAAGCATGGGAGGTGTTGAAAGGAAGCCCCGAAAACATAGACCTTATTTTGACAGAAGTTGAGCTGCCATCAATCTCTGGATATGCTCTCCTAACCTTAATTATGGAGCATGATGCCTGTAAAAATATTCCGGTTATAA TGATGTCGTCGCAAGACTCAATCAGTACTGTGTACAAATGCATGTTGAGAGGCGCAGCTGACTTTCTTGTAAAGCCCGTCAGGAAAAATGAGTTGAAGAACTTGTGGCAGCATTTTTGGAGGAAACAAGCA TCGATTAGTGCTGGCAATGATGTGCCAGATGAGAGCGTCACTCAACAAAAGATCGAAGCTACAACTGAGAACAAGGCTAATAGCAACCATTCAAGCGGTTTCATGGCATGCATTCAAAGAAATAGGGAATGTATTGATAAAGGAAGCGATGCTCAG AGCTCATGCACAAAACCCGAGTCAGACGCTGAAAAAATGGATATTGAGCATGGACATTGCCCCCAACAGACAATGAATCTACAGATTTTAAATGACCTTAATACCCCCAAGCATGAAGAATGTCATAGTTTAAGAACTCAAAGGCACAACAATGAGGGTAGAGGTCACGTTATTACCGGCGAGGAACATGCTAATGTTGATGTTCTAAACTCTGAGAACAATCTTGTTGTTGAGAATTTTTCTAGAGAAGCCATTGACTTAATTGGAGCATTTGATAATTACGGAAAAGGCATTTTTGGAAGCTCTGCTTTgaatgttagtgcgaacaagTATGATAGTTTTTCTCATTTGGATTTGTCCTTGAGAAGAGTTAATCCTAGTGGACCTGTCAATCAAGTAAATGAAGAGCATATATTGAATCATTCTGATGCATCAGCTTTTTACAG GTATATTGGAAAGCAGTTGCATCCAGCACCTCGTAATCGCGATCAACAGAAAGACCAACAACCCGAGTCTGACGATGCACCATCTAAACATATCCCTCATAAGAATGAAAGCCCTCTTCCTATCCAGGTTAAGGGTATAAGATTTGAAAATGTAATAAGAACGCGCGATTTTGCAATGCCTACAGCAAACCACTCCGAATCTTTCCGAAGAATGAATCAACTCCATCCATCAAATAGTCCTTCCTCGAGTTCACAGCAAATTAAAAACCTTAAAGATCAGAAAATCGATGATGTCATTGATCTGACAGATACTAAACAGGATCAAAAATTGGAAATCATGGGTGACATGGAGGAGTTATGTCCTGAAAATGATCAGAGTGCGAATAACAGTCTTTGTGTTGGGAATACGAGCCTCCATCCTATCAATGAAGGTTCAGCTATTAAAGCAGCATCAGAACATGTCAACGAAGAGGGCTTTAATGTTTACGAGGGATCCTCTCATCGAACTTTGCAGAGAGAAGAGGCTCTTAAAAAATTTCGGTTGAAGAGGAAAGAAAGGTGCTTTGAAAAGAAG GTGAGATATGAAAGCAGAAAAAAGCTGGCTGAACAACGGCCAAGAGTGAAGGGACAATTCGTTCGTCAAGTGCCTACTGATGATCTGCAGCTTGGAGACTCCTCGGCTTGTTAG